The window AAAGAATTATGAAGTAAAATGTAAAAGCGCTGTTAAAAATTGTATCGTACTCCAAACTGAGCCTGGAATCTTGATGCAAACTGATCAATGGTATAAGGCAGTCCAGGCGTTTTAAAGTTGTACGTAGGATCTCCTGCGGAAGGCTGGCCTGTTGCTATATTCCCTGCCTTTGTCAATCCTACGCTTGCTGTAGAGTTGAACGTATTAGGAACGAAATATACCTTACCCCAGTCTTTGTTCAGCAAATTGGTAAAATTGATGATGCTTAAAGAGATTTGTATCGTATTCTTGGATTTCTTACTCAGCCTGATTTCATCCATTATTCTGATATCTGCCTGAATATTCCATGGGGTAACATCTCCGTTTCTTTCTGTGAATTTACCGCGTCTGGATTTCAGGTAGTCATTACTGTTGACAAAGTTTTCGTAATCCGTAATCTGCTGCTGAGCAGTGACAACCACATTTCCTGCTGCATCCTTTATAGGAACGATATATTTGGCAGCTTCCGCAGCATCTTTAAAAATGTAAGCAAGTCCTGCTGCCTGCCCTGTATTAGCAATTGTGCTGTTCACAAATCCCCATGAAAAAGGATTTCCGGACTGGGCATTGAAATAGACATTGGTGTATAATCTGTTCATATCAGAAATAGGAAAGGCATACCCCAGATTGGCTACCACTCTGTTCTTGATGGCAAAATTGGATGTTGTTAGTTTCGGGTCATTAGGCGTAAGAGACTGATTCATCTGCCAGTTACTTTCCATAGAATTTCTGATCCCGTTGGTAATGTCTTTAGCATCTCCGTAAGTGTATGCCACAAAGAAATTGAATCCGAAATCATACGACTTTGAAAGCTGTGCTGTCAGGTTATAACGGTATCCTTCTTTTGTATTGGATAAAAGATAGGCATTAGAGAAGTTACTGTTGATATTCGTAGTGTAGACAGGCATTTCATGATTCGTGTCATAACTATAATAAGTCACATTATCCGTCTTGTTTACCTGCTGGAATTTCAGATCATAAAGCACTTTCGTATAGATCCCCTCTAAAGTAAGTTTATATCCTGCTAAAGTATAATCAAAAGCCAATGAACTTCTCCACACTCTTGGCATTTTAAAATTGTTATCAATAAGGTCTACCTGTACTTTTGAAGAATTTTGCCATTTCGGGAAATTAGCGCTGTTCAGCGGATCTCCGTTGGCAGCAAGCTGTGCCGCCGTTGGTCCGTTATAATCGTAACTTCCGAAGCCTACGCCATCATTATAGTAAGCGTATCCTAACCATGCAAAAGGAATTCTTCCCACAAATATACCGGAACCCCCTCTTAGCACCATAGATCTGTTCTCGGTAAGATCAATGGTAAATCCAAGTCTTGGAGAGAATGTCGGTTTATTCAGATAGTTGTTGGTAAGCTGGCTTAATGGAGTGTAGCTGTAGGTATTTCCATAATTGGGATCCTGAGGAGAATTGGTTACCAGTGGGCTCAGTTGAGGTTTATTCGGTAAATCTGTATAATCTACTCTCACTCCCGGTGAAAGTCTTACTCTTCCCCAGTTGATTTCATCCTGCAGATATAGGGAAAGCAGATTGACTTTATACTGAGCATACGGATTATCAAAAAGTGTCTGTCTGCTGTCTCCGTTAAAAGGATAGGTCCCTCTTATTCTGGAAGGGGTTCCGTTATAAAAATCAGTAAGATTTTTGTATGAAATTCTTCCGTTTAAAGCATTTACAAAACCGTAATTGATATTGTACAGCTCATTGTGGGTTCCCAATAAGAAAGTGTGATTTCCTGTTTTATAGGTAAGGTTGTCAGTAATTTCGAAAGTCTTCTGTTTCATATTGAAAACCGTTGCTTCCCTGTCATTTCCAAGAAGAATAGTTCCACCATTGTAAGCAATTTCCACCTGAGGAAACATCGCGTTGCCGGAAGTAGGATCCCTGTAATCATGAATGGAAGAATAGCCCAGCACCAAATTATTGCTCCATTGATTATTAAAACGGCTTTTTAATTCAAGTGTGGTGGTAGAAGCTGTATTTTTCTGAACGAAATCCATGCTGGAGAAT of the Chryseobacterium aureum genome contains:
- a CDS encoding TonB-dependent receptor, whose protein sequence is MKKKIICAFALLSFGFAFSQETSSKIFGRLKGISSEVTVKVVHLPTNSTFETKSNSKGQFSLDNLQPGGPYKIEISDGSQVIYENPNLQLSLGNNDLPVVEVGSKEKTIDEVKITSKKTMAKYGVGISQAQISGLPNINRGIQDVTKLVPQSANNSFNGTNFRYNNVTIDGSINNDAIGFSPSLGGQTGTSGMPGSSTRSNSISLDAIQDVQVYIAPYDVKLGNFLGGSINAVTRSGSNDVTGSIYAYGRNAAITGRNRVGDNSKMPSDFEDFIYGGRVGLPIVRDKVFLFTNLEYTKRTDPVFYNANDPGALVNEQTAQQISDFVKNKYGFNVGSFNQYNNFSESSKLFNKLDWKINDKHTLSIKNNTVFSQASNLERDGANFRFSSMDFVQKNTASTTTLELKSRFNNQWSNNLVLGYSSIHDYRDPTSGNAMFPQVEIAYNGGTILLGNDREATVFNMKQKTFEITDNLTYKTGNHTFLLGTHNELYNINYGFVNALNGRISYKNLTDFYNGTPSRIRGTYPFNGDSRQTLFDNPYAQYKVNLLSLYLQDEINWGRVRLSPGVRVDYTDLPNKPQLSPLVTNSPQDPNYGNTYSYTPLSQLTNNYLNKPTFSPRLGFTIDLTENRSMVLRGGSGIFVGRIPFAWLGYAYYNDGVGFGSYDYNGPTAAQLAANGDPLNSANFPKWQNSSKVQVDLIDNNFKMPRVWRSSLAFDYTLAGYKLTLEGIYTKVLYDLKFQQVNKTDNVTYYSYDTNHEMPVYTTNINSNFSNAYLLSNTKEGYRYNLTAQLSKSYDFGFNFFVAYTYGDAKDITNGIRNSMESNWQMNQSLTPNDPKLTTSNFAIKNRVVANLGYAFPISDMNRLYTNVYFNAQSGNPFSWGFVNSTIANTGQAAGLAYIFKDAAEAAKYIVPIKDAAGNVVVTAQQQITDYENFVNSNDYLKSRRGKFTERNGDVTPWNIQADIRIMDEIRLSKKSKNTIQISLSIINFTNLLNKDWGKVYFVPNTFNSTASVGLTKAGNIATGQPSAGDPTYNFKTPGLPYTIDQFASRFQAQFGVRYNF